In Ovis aries strain OAR_USU_Benz2616 breed Rambouillet chromosome 13, ARS-UI_Ramb_v3.0, whole genome shotgun sequence, the following are encoded in one genomic region:
- the PCNA gene encoding proliferating cell nuclear antigen, with the protein MFEARLVQGSILKKVLEALKDLINEACWDISSSGVNLQSMDSSHVSLVQLTLRSEGFDTYRCDRNLAMGVNLTSMSKILKCAGNEDIITLRAEDNADTLALVFEAPNQEKVSDYEMKLMDLDVEQLGIPEQEYSCVVKMPSGEFARICRDLSHIGDAVVISCAKDGVKFSASGELGNGNIKLSQTSNVDKEEEAVTIEMNEPVQLTFALRYLNFFTKATPLSPTVTLSMSADVPLVVEYKIADMGHLKYYLAPKIEDEEGS; encoded by the exons ATGTTCGAGGCGCGCCTGGTCCAGGGCTCCATCTTGAAGAAAGTGCTGGAGGCGCTTAAGGATCTCATCAATGAGGCCTGCTGGGACATCAGCTCAAGTGGCGTGAACCTACAGAGCATGGACTCGTCTCATGTCTCCTTGGTGCAGCTAACCCTTCGCTCCGAGGGCTTCGACACTTACCGCTGCGACCGTAACTTGGCCATGGGCGTGAACCTCACCAG CATGTCCAAAATACTAAAATGTGCTGGCAATGAAGACATCATTACCTTAAGGGCTGAAGATAATGCGGACACCTTGGCACTAGTATTTGAAGCTCCAA ATCAGGAAAAGGTTTCAGACTATGAAATGAAGTTAATGGATTTAGATGTTGAACAGCTTGGAATTCCA GAACAAGAGTATAGCTGTGTAGTAAAGATGCCTTCTGGTGAATTTGCACGTATATGCCGAGATCTCAGTCATATTGGAGATGCTGTTGTAATTTCCTGTGCTAAAGATGGAGTGAAATTTTCTGCAAGTGGAGAACTTggaaatggaaatattaaatTGTCACAGACGAGTAATGTTGATAAAGAGGAGGAAGCT GTTACCATAGAGATGAATGAACCAGTTCAGCTAACTTTTGCATTGAGGTACctgaacttctttacaaaagcCACTCCACTGTCTCCTACAGTAACACTCAGTATGTCTGCAGATGTACCCCTTG TTGTAGAGTATAAAATTGCTGATATGGGACATTTAAAGTACTATTTGGCTCCCAAGATCGAGGATGAAGAAGGATCTTAG
- the TMEM230 gene encoding transmembrane protein 230 isoform X1 gives MMATLTFREKLTAKASRLWESSFFPDVMRSNLLKFKKSPPKIPYKAIALATVLFLIGAFLIIIGSLLLAGYISKGGADRAVPVLIIGILVFLPGFYHLRIAYYASKGYRGYSYDDIPDFDD, from the exons ATGATGGCTACATTGACCTTCAG GGAGAAACTCACTGCTAAAGCCAGCAGATTGTGGgaatcttccttctttcctgatGTCATGAGATCCAATTTATTAAAG TTTAAGAAAAGCCCTCCTAAGATCCCATATAAGGCCATTGCGCTTGCTACAGTGCTGTTTCTGATTGGCGCCTTTCTCATTATCATAGGCTCCCTCCTGCTGGCAGGCTATATCAGCAAAGGG GGGGCAGACCGGGCCGTTCCTGTCCTGATCATTGGCATCCTGGTGTTCCTGCCAGGATTTTACCACCTGCGCATCGCCTACTATGCATCCAAAGGCTACCGGGGATACTCCTATGATGACATTCCAGACTTTGATGACTAg
- the TMEM230 gene encoding transmembrane protein 230 isoform X2: MMPSRTNLATGIPSSKVKYSRLSSTDDGYIDLQFKKSPPKIPYKAIALATVLFLIGAFLIIIGSLLLAGYISKGGADRAVPVLIIGILVFLPGFYHLRIAYYASKGYRGYSYDDIPDFDD; this comes from the exons ATGATGCCGTCTCGTACCAACCTGGCTACTGGAATTCCCAGTAGCAAAGTGAAATACTCAAGACTCTCTAGTACAGATGATGGCTACATTGACCTTCAG TTTAAGAAAAGCCCTCCTAAGATCCCATATAAGGCCATTGCGCTTGCTACAGTGCTGTTTCTGATTGGCGCCTTTCTCATTATCATAGGCTCCCTCCTGCTGGCAGGCTATATCAGCAAAGGG GGGGCAGACCGGGCCGTTCCTGTCCTGATCATTGGCATCCTGGTGTTCCTGCCAGGATTTTACCACCTGCGCATCGCCTACTATGCATCCAAAGGCTACCGGGGATACTCCTATGATGACATTCCAGACTTTGATGACTAg